A stretch of Sandaracinaceae bacterium DNA encodes these proteins:
- a CDS encoding UvrD-helicase domain-containing protein: MIDAEARRRIAEDLETSLVVEAAAGTGKTTALIGRMIAILRSGRARLEEIVAVTFTEKASGEMKLRLRSELERARAEAKDEEERARFEAALGELEAARIGTIHAFCADLLRERPVEAGVDPALELLTDDQEASLIGRAFNRWFERTLADPPEGVRRVLRRRGNPREQLLRAARDLVGRRDHPAPWRREPFDRDAAIDACVEAVRGVAALAELANAPNDKLAQNLSRLGRWLAELDAREAIRPRDHDGLEAELYELRNDRDNWKHRWFGQWYGEGLLRQDVLTRRDALAETLDRFLDRAGADLAPVLVRDLAPVVEAYEQLKARSGTLDFLDLLIRARDLVRDDAGVRAELRRRFAYFFVDEFQDTDPLQAEILLMLATDGDVPEGGMLTEGAPPPVPGKLFVVGDPKQSIYRFRRAEVSLYERIKDRLVAQGVAHLELSTSFRARPDIQRAINAAFAPLMQGSETGAQARYVPLGPHRPAPEGRPSVIALSVPRPYGRWGKIYKYAVADSAADAAGAFCDWLLTESGWTVDDPLSGEARPLESRDICLLFRSTTSWGRSLVAPYVLALEARGLPHVLVGGRAFHDREEVLALATALRAIEHPGDALSVYATLRGPFFGMSDEDLLLYRETQGPLNPLVHPPEALWGAERSPVADALETLRELHWKRNRRPLADTIARFLDATRAHAGVANWPNGEQALANVLRVLELARRAEAQGAPSFRAFTESLEDKLERGEGVDAPVVEERAAGVRIMTVHKAKGLEFPVVILCDPLHGVTRTRPSRYVDSAGKLWAAPLAGCSPVELTEHAEEVLEADAAEEVRLSYVAATRARELLVVPCVGDEAQPGWVDPLHRALHPAFEARRQSEPAPGCPDFGEDSVLDRGPDPKKGTEASVRPGLHRIGEGGMGEPGVEHEVVWWDPATLELGRAPRGGLRRTALLAPDDGEGRGAERVEAHLAWVAAREATRERGARASWKVRPVTAVAHEVAEAVGATTHAPRIVEVEAGRATRPGGKRFGTLVHAVLGECALDADAGAVLAMARHQGRLIDAPDAEIAAASEVARATLAHPILRAAAEAERRGECRREAPITVPLDDGTSAEGVVDLAYREEGRWVVVDFKTDRETGAKVHHAVQLEIYAKAVAAATGEEVETILLYV; this comes from the coding sequence ATGATCGACGCCGAGGCGAGGCGACGGATCGCGGAGGATCTCGAGACCAGCCTGGTGGTCGAGGCGGCGGCGGGCACGGGCAAGACCACGGCGCTCATCGGCCGCATGATCGCCATCCTCCGCAGCGGCCGGGCGCGGCTCGAGGAGATCGTCGCCGTCACCTTCACCGAGAAGGCGTCGGGGGAGATGAAGCTGCGCCTCCGGAGCGAGCTCGAGCGCGCCCGGGCCGAGGCGAAGGACGAGGAGGAGCGCGCGCGCTTCGAGGCCGCGCTCGGCGAGCTCGAGGCGGCGCGCATCGGCACCATTCACGCGTTCTGCGCCGACCTGCTCCGCGAGCGCCCGGTGGAGGCGGGGGTCGATCCCGCGCTCGAGCTGCTGACCGACGACCAGGAGGCGAGCCTGATCGGCCGCGCCTTCAACCGCTGGTTCGAGCGCACGCTCGCCGACCCGCCCGAGGGCGTGCGGCGGGTGCTTCGCCGCCGCGGCAACCCACGCGAGCAGCTCCTGCGCGCGGCGAGAGACCTGGTGGGCCGCCGCGACCACCCCGCGCCATGGCGACGTGAGCCCTTCGACCGCGACGCGGCGATCGACGCGTGCGTCGAGGCGGTGCGCGGGGTGGCGGCGCTGGCGGAGCTGGCGAACGCGCCCAACGACAAGCTCGCGCAGAACCTCTCGCGGCTCGGTCGCTGGCTCGCGGAGCTCGACGCGCGCGAGGCCATCCGGCCGCGCGATCACGACGGCCTCGAGGCGGAGCTCTACGAGCTGCGCAACGACCGCGACAACTGGAAGCACCGCTGGTTCGGCCAGTGGTACGGCGAGGGGCTGCTCCGTCAGGACGTGTTGACGCGCCGCGACGCCCTCGCGGAGACGCTCGATCGGTTCCTCGACCGCGCGGGGGCCGATCTCGCGCCCGTGCTCGTGCGCGATCTGGCCCCGGTGGTCGAGGCGTACGAGCAGCTCAAGGCGCGGAGCGGCACGCTCGACTTCCTCGATCTCCTGATCCGCGCGCGCGATCTGGTCCGCGACGACGCGGGCGTGCGGGCGGAGCTGCGGCGGCGCTTCGCGTACTTCTTCGTCGACGAGTTCCAGGACACCGACCCTCTCCAGGCGGAGATCCTGTTGATGCTCGCCACCGACGGAGACGTGCCCGAGGGCGGCATGCTCACGGAGGGCGCGCCGCCGCCCGTGCCCGGCAAGCTCTTCGTGGTCGGCGACCCGAAGCAGTCCATCTACCGCTTCCGACGGGCCGAGGTCTCCCTCTACGAGCGCATCAAGGATCGCCTGGTCGCGCAGGGCGTGGCCCACCTCGAGCTGAGCACGAGCTTCCGCGCGCGGCCCGACATCCAGCGCGCGATCAACGCGGCCTTCGCGCCCCTCATGCAAGGCTCGGAGACCGGGGCCCAGGCGCGCTACGTGCCACTCGGCCCGCACCGCCCCGCGCCCGAGGGCCGGCCCTCGGTCATCGCGCTCTCCGTGCCGCGCCCCTACGGGCGCTGGGGCAAGATCTACAAGTACGCGGTGGCCGACAGCGCGGCCGACGCGGCGGGCGCGTTCTGCGACTGGCTCCTGACGGAGAGCGGCTGGACGGTCGACGACCCGCTGAGCGGGGAGGCGCGTCCGCTCGAGTCGCGAGACATCTGCCTCCTCTTCCGCAGCACCACGTCGTGGGGCCGGAGCCTGGTGGCGCCGTACGTGCTCGCGCTCGAGGCGCGGGGGCTGCCCCACGTGCTGGTCGGAGGGCGCGCGTTCCACGACCGCGAGGAGGTGCTCGCGCTCGCCACCGCGCTCCGCGCCATCGAGCACCCGGGGGACGCGTTGAGCGTGTACGCCACCCTGCGCGGGCCCTTCTTCGGCATGAGCGACGAGGACCTGCTCCTGTACCGAGAGACGCAGGGCCCGCTGAACCCGCTCGTGCACCCGCCCGAGGCGCTCTGGGGCGCCGAGCGCTCGCCGGTCGCGGACGCGCTCGAGACCCTCCGTGAGCTGCACTGGAAGCGCAACCGCCGCCCGCTCGCGGACACGATCGCGCGCTTCCTGGACGCCACGCGCGCCCACGCGGGGGTCGCGAACTGGCCCAACGGAGAGCAGGCGCTCGCCAACGTGCTGCGCGTGCTCGAGCTGGCGCGGCGCGCCGAGGCGCAGGGCGCGCCGAGCTTCCGCGCCTTCACCGAGAGCCTCGAGGACAAGCTCGAGCGCGGCGAAGGCGTGGACGCGCCCGTGGTGGAGGAGCGCGCGGCCGGGGTGCGCATCATGACGGTGCACAAGGCGAAGGGGCTCGAGTTCCCGGTCGTGATCCTCTGCGATCCGCTCCATGGCGTCACGCGCACGCGGCCCTCGCGCTACGTCGACTCGGCGGGGAAGCTCTGGGCGGCGCCGCTCGCCGGCTGCTCGCCCGTCGAGCTGACCGAGCACGCGGAGGAGGTGCTCGAGGCGGACGCGGCCGAGGAGGTGCGCCTGAGCTACGTGGCGGCGACGCGCGCGCGGGAGCTGCTCGTGGTGCCGTGCGTGGGGGACGAGGCGCAGCCGGGCTGGGTCGATCCCTTGCACCGCGCGCTGCACCCCGCGTTCGAGGCGCGGCGCCAGTCCGAGCCCGCGCCGGGCTGCCCCGACTTCGGCGAGGACAGCGTGCTCGATCGCGGCCCCGACCCGAAGAAGGGCACCGAGGCGTCGGTCCGCCCGGGGCTGCACCGCATCGGTGAGGGGGGCATGGGGGAGCCGGGCGTCGAGCACGAGGTCGTCTGGTGGGATCCGGCCACGCTCGAGCTGGGCCGGGCGCCGCGCGGGGGCCTGCGCCGCACCGCGCTGCTCGCGCCGGACGACGGCGAGGGACGCGGCGCCGAGCGCGTCGAGGCGCACCTCGCGTGGGTGGCCGCGCGCGAGGCGACCCGCGAGCGCGGCGCGCGGGCGAGCTGGAAGGTGCGGCCCGTGACCGCGGTGGCGCACGAGGTGGCAGAGGCGGTGGGGGCGACGACGCACGCGCCGCGGATCGTGGAGGTCGAGGCGGGGCGGGCCACGCGTCCCGGCGGCAAGCGCTTCGGTACCCTGGTGCACGCCGTGCTCGGCGAGTGCGCGCTCGACGCCGACGCGGGCGCGGTGCTCGCGATGGCGCGACACCAGGGCCGGCTCATCGACGCGCCCGACGCCGAGATCGCCGCCGCGAGCGAGGTCGCCCGGGCCACGCTCGCGCACCCCATCCTGCGGGCCGCGGCCGAGGCCGAGCGCCGCGGGGAGTGTCGGCGCGAGGCGCCGATCACCGTGCCGCTGGACGACGGAACCAGCGCCGAGGGCGTGGTGGATCTCGCGTACCGCGAGGAGGGGCGCTGGGTGG